The following are from one region of the Abiotrophia defectiva ATCC 49176 genome:
- the murB gene encoding UDP-N-acetylmuramate dehydrogenase, with product MVDLAKLQDILGTLTIKANEPLSNYTYTKTGGPADLLVFPRSVEQVQRVLAAVKQENLPLTVLGNASNLIVKDGGIRGLVMILTDMQELVLEGNQLKAASGAALIEASRQAAAAGLTGLEFACGIPGSIGGAIYMNAGAYGGEVKDVISQVEVVTRDGQLKTYAGADCDFSYRHSRFQEGDEVILGVTFDLAPGDQSTIDSKVAELTHLRQSKQPLEYPSCGSVFKRPEGYFAGKLIQDAGLQGYQVGGAQVSTKHAGFIVNVDHATATDYLEVIEHIRLVVWARTGVFMEPEVRIIGED from the coding sequence ATGGTGGATTTAGCCAAATTACAAGATATCTTAGGGACTTTGACCATCAAAGCCAATGAACCCTTATCCAATTATACCTACACCAAGACCGGGGGGCCTGCTGATCTCTTAGTCTTCCCGCGTTCTGTGGAGCAAGTCCAAAGGGTCCTAGCAGCAGTCAAGCAAGAAAACTTGCCTCTAACCGTTCTGGGCAATGCCAGCAACCTCATCGTCAAAGACGGTGGTATCCGGGGCCTGGTCATGATTCTAACGGATATGCAGGAGTTGGTCCTAGAAGGCAACCAGTTGAAGGCAGCTAGTGGGGCGGCCTTGATTGAAGCTAGCCGTCAGGCGGCTGCTGCCGGGCTGACCGGCTTGGAATTTGCCTGTGGCATTCCGGGTTCCATTGGTGGGGCCATCTATATGAATGCCGGCGCCTATGGGGGCGAGGTCAAGGACGTCATTAGCCAGGTCGAGGTGGTGACGCGTGACGGCCAGCTCAAGACCTACGCGGGAGCAGATTGCGACTTCAGCTATCGCCACAGTCGTTTCCAAGAAGGGGACGAGGTCATTTTAGGCGTCACCTTCGATTTAGCGCCAGGAGATCAGAGCACCATTGATAGCAAGGTGGCCGAGTTGACTCACCTGCGTCAAAGCAAGCAACCGCTAGAGTATCCGTCTTGCGGTTCAGTCTTCAAGCGGCCTGAGGGTTACTTTGCCGGCAAGCTCATTCAAGATGCTGGCCTGCAGGGCTACCAAGTAGGTGGGGCGCAAGTCTCGACCAAGCACGCGGGCTTCATTGTTAATGTAGACCATGCGACGGCTACCGACTACTTGGAAGTCATTGAGCACATTCGTCTGGTCGTCTGGGCCCGGACTGGGGTCTTCATGGAGCCAGAAGTACGAATTATCGGCGAAGATTAA
- a CDS encoding nucleotide disphospho-sugar-binding domain-containing protein, protein MTCSVIKLAVFAPPLSGHLYPVLGLMQPLLDNPNYDITVYTGLTKVPVVQALGFKCQALLPDQPDVFDNIASTDTKLNASTLYGQIQAAITMCQDLMTQVEAILRETQPDVATVDFVFAPLGMVCDKLGLPWLTTNPTPFSIESKTDAPAFLGGLKPPSNWRQALRNRLGRGAVHGFKRLVYGLFVKKALKRFDPVIYQQFKLYRENGEEGFYSPYGILALGMEELEFRKDFPAHLTWLGPTYPKKPVADFHLPTDLPTVLVTNGTLLPWGKESLLTIVKRLAQAHPDICFLVTSGSEARKDQPVEAIMDNVYRYQYIDYEAVLPHVDYVIHHGGAGILYASIRHGKPALVIPHDYDQFDYAARLEWADAALVASLKRPDSIEAGFKQLLSRTDWTAMKTLQDQLLAYPTQDRLEAAIARVLK, encoded by the coding sequence ATGACCTGCAGCGTCATCAAACTGGCCGTGTTTGCCCCCCCATTAAGTGGGCATCTCTATCCCGTTCTGGGCTTGATGCAACCACTATTAGACAACCCTAACTATGATATTACCGTCTATACAGGCCTGACCAAGGTGCCGGTAGTCCAGGCTTTGGGCTTTAAGTGCCAGGCCCTCCTGCCTGATCAACCAGATGTCTTCGACAACATTGCCTCGACCGATACCAAACTTAATGCCTCCACCCTCTACGGGCAGATTCAAGCTGCCATTACCATGTGTCAGGACCTCATGACCCAGGTAGAAGCCATTCTGAGAGAGACTCAACCAGATGTGGCGACCGTAGACTTTGTCTTCGCGCCCCTAGGCATGGTCTGTGATAAGCTAGGCCTGCCATGGTTGACGACCAACCCGACACCTTTTTCAATCGAAAGTAAGACTGACGCACCAGCCTTCTTAGGGGGGCTCAAGCCACCAAGTAACTGGCGCCAAGCCTTGCGCAACCGTCTAGGGCGGGGCGCCGTCCATGGCTTCAAGCGTCTAGTCTATGGTCTCTTCGTTAAGAAGGCCCTTAAGCGCTTCGACCCCGTCATCTATCAGCAGTTTAAGCTCTATCGTGAAAATGGCGAAGAGGGCTTTTATTCACCTTATGGTATTCTGGCTCTAGGTATGGAAGAGTTGGAGTTCCGCAAGGACTTTCCAGCTCATCTGACCTGGTTAGGCCCGACCTATCCTAAAAAGCCAGTAGCCGACTTCCACTTACCAACCGACCTGCCAACGGTCTTGGTGACCAATGGGACCCTGCTACCTTGGGGTAAGGAATCCCTGCTGACGATCGTCAAGCGTCTGGCTCAGGCTCATCCGGATATTTGCTTTTTGGTGACGTCTGGCAGTGAAGCCCGCAAAGATCAGCCGGTAGAAGCTATTATGGACAACGTCTACCGCTATCAGTACATTGATTACGAGGCAGTTCTACCTCATGTCGATTACGTCATCCACCACGGTGGGGCCGGCATCCTCTATGCCAGCATCCGCCATGGCAAGCCGGCCTTGGTCATTCCCCATGACTATGACCAGTTTGACTATGCGGCGCGACTAGAATGGGCCGACGCCGCCTTGGTAGCTAGCCTTAAAAGGCCAGACTCCATTGAAGCAGGCTTTAAGCAGCTCCTAAGTCGGACGGATTGGACCGCGATGAAGACCTTGCAAGACCAACTCCTGGCCTATCCGACCCAGGACCGCTTAGAAGCGGCCATTGCCCGCGTCCTCAAATAA
- a CDS encoding formate/nitrite transporter family protein — protein sequence MSLSPFVDFIKKACTKKAALLEESLGRYAARSIYAGAFLTLSTAAGAVAADQINTLHPSLGRFLFAFIFAFGLAYAVFLNGELATSNMMFLTAGTFSKAIDWKKALKVLLICSIFNLVGTLFAGYLLGNTAAFANLNENSAMVGIIQTKLARGNAQVFLEGIVANVLVNIAILCFVLVKDQAARLTLVLSAIFMFVYMTNEHVVANFASMSILLFSPFKGAKGFELINVLRHWGISYLGNLVGGGLLIGVVYTWLNQTKTNYQEQV from the coding sequence ATGTCATTATCACCATTCGTAGATTTTATTAAAAAAGCCTGCACCAAGAAAGCAGCACTTCTGGAAGAGAGCCTAGGTCGCTATGCAGCGCGCTCTATCTATGCCGGCGCCTTCTTGACCTTGTCAACCGCAGCTGGGGCTGTTGCTGCTGATCAAATCAACACCCTACACCCAAGCTTAGGCCGCTTCTTGTTCGCCTTCATCTTCGCCTTCGGTTTGGCTTACGCTGTCTTCCTCAACGGGGAACTGGCTACTTCCAACATGATGTTCCTCACAGCAGGGACCTTCAGCAAGGCCATTGACTGGAAAAAAGCACTCAAAGTTCTCTTAATCTGTTCCATCTTCAACTTAGTTGGGACCTTATTCGCTGGCTATCTCTTAGGCAACACCGCAGCCTTCGCTAACCTCAATGAGAATTCAGCCATGGTCGGCATTATCCAAACGAAACTCGCGCGTGGCAACGCCCAAGTCTTCCTTGAAGGGATTGTGGCTAACGTCTTAGTTAACATTGCCATTCTCTGCTTCGTCTTAGTTAAGGATCAAGCAGCACGCCTCACCTTAGTGCTCTCTGCTATCTTCATGTTTGTCTACATGACCAACGAGCACGTGGTAGCTAACTTCGCTTCTATGTCTATCTTGCTCTTCTCACCTTTCAAAGGAGCTAAAGGTTTTGAATTAATCAATGTCCTACGCCACTGGGGTATTTCTTACCTTGGTAACCTGGTAGGTGGTGGCCTCTTAATCGGGGTTGTCTACACTTGGCTGAACCAAACCAAGACCAACTACCAAGAGCAAGTTTAA
- a CDS encoding Pr6Pr family membrane protein produces the protein MSQRRLILPSLIVLTELVGLTFNLYPNKWHQLTYYTLLSNILVLVFFAWLVLGRPAPSASLTRIKGAVTTAILLTFFVYLVLLMPTATPEQFWRVQNFALHFIAPILVILDWLLYDAKGHYRWFEPLTWTVLPLIYMTFALIRGAVFHLPIPNEKASPYPYFFLNIDRIGWLGFGKYFVAILAVFLLLAYGMLALKRAPKVGRFQEKH, from the coding sequence TTGAGCCAACGCCGTCTCATCCTACCTAGCCTCATTGTCCTAACAGAGCTCGTAGGCCTAACCTTCAATCTCTATCCTAATAAATGGCACCAGTTAACCTACTATACCTTGTTATCCAACATCTTGGTCTTGGTCTTCTTCGCTTGGCTAGTGCTAGGGCGCCCGGCACCATCCGCCAGCCTAACCCGCATCAAGGGGGCAGTGACAACGGCCATTCTCCTGACCTTCTTCGTCTACCTAGTCTTGTTGATGCCGACTGCGACGCCAGAGCAGTTCTGGCGGGTCCAGAACTTTGCCCTTCATTTTATTGCGCCTATTCTGGTCATTCTAGATTGGCTCCTCTATGATGCCAAGGGCCACTATCGTTGGTTTGAGCCCTTGACTTGGACGGTGCTGCCCCTTATTTATATGACCTTTGCCCTGATACGGGGCGCTGTCTTCCACCTGCCCATCCCTAACGAGAAGGCCTCACCTTATCCTTACTTCTTCCTCAACATTGACCGCATTGGCTGGTTGGGTTTCGGCAAATATTTTGTGGCCATTTTGGCGGTCTTCCTCTTGCTAGCCTATGGCATGCTGGCCCTGAAACGGGCACCAAAAGTAGGGCGTTTTCAGGAAAAACACTAG
- the pta gene encoding phosphate acetyltransferase, with translation MVMFKRLANNIKGKHLKIVFPEANDKRVLGAAVRLRVDDLVEPILLGNVEEVKALAAQNSWNIDAFTIIDPETYAEYDAMVAAFVERRKGKATEEQARDLLKDVSYFGTMLVYMGLADGLVSGAVHSTGDTVRPALQIIKTKPGITRTSGAFIMVPAESDGQKLVFADCAININPSPQELAEIAVESAHTAKIFDIEPRVAMLSFSTKGSAKAPEVDKVLEATKLAQELAPEVLIDGELQFDASYSEIVADQKAPGSEVAGHATVYIFPDLQSGNIGYKIAQRLGRYEAVGPILQGLNAPISDLSRGCVEEDVYKVAIITANQALAN, from the coding sequence ATGGTAATGTTCAAACGCTTAGCTAACAACATCAAGGGTAAACACCTCAAGATTGTTTTCCCAGAAGCTAACGACAAACGTGTATTAGGGGCAGCTGTTCGTCTACGTGTAGATGACTTAGTTGAGCCAATCCTATTGGGGAATGTAGAAGAAGTCAAGGCTTTGGCAGCGCAAAACAGCTGGAATATCGACGCCTTTACCATTATCGATCCAGAAACTTATGCAGAATATGACGCGATGGTAGCAGCTTTCGTAGAGCGCCGTAAGGGCAAAGCAACTGAAGAACAAGCACGCGACTTGCTCAAAGACGTGTCCTACTTCGGGACTATGTTAGTCTACATGGGCTTAGCAGATGGTTTAGTCAGCGGGGCCGTTCACTCAACTGGTGACACCGTTCGTCCAGCCTTACAAATTATCAAGACCAAGCCAGGCATTACCCGTACATCTGGGGCCTTCATCATGGTACCAGCTGAGAGCGACGGTCAAAAATTAGTCTTCGCCGACTGCGCTATCAACATTAACCCTTCACCACAAGAATTAGCTGAAATCGCAGTAGAATCTGCGCACACTGCTAAAATCTTCGACATCGAGCCACGCGTGGCCATGCTCAGCTTCTCAACCAAGGGCTCAGCTAAGGCGCCTGAAGTAGACAAGGTCTTAGAAGCAACTAAGTTGGCGCAAGAATTAGCGCCAGAAGTTCTCATCGACGGGGAACTCCAATTTGACGCTTCTTACTCAGAAATCGTGGCTGACCAAAAGGCACCAGGTTCTGAAGTAGCGGGTCATGCAACGGTCTACATCTTCCCTGACCTCCAATCAGGTAACATCGGCTACAAGATTGCCCAACGTTTGGGTCGCTATGAAGCCGTAGGTCCAATCTTACAAGGTTTGAACGCGCCAATCTCTGACTTATCTCGTGGTTGCGTGGAAGAAGATGTCTACAAGGTAGCCATTATCACCGCTAACCAAGCTTTAGCAAACTAA
- a CDS encoding SpaA isopeptide-forming pilin-related protein, translated as MNRLRKIGAALAVAGMLATYVPSGLVLAQVNPNSPIEVSVDILLQVDANPPKRQENATYEILDEAGNVVYRHESDAQASEAPKLTAGKYRLRLYDGQGFKRADKVLKAQKVETSIPKRSEQDIAANKQLQEQSDKGSLKTDDQGQAYYEVAFEVKAGPDLESADHQKMVSKLAVTLSDQEGAGSAPQAPAQTSSQAPEVKRNLTVKVLDQAQEIVPGATVTVEGQTAVTDENGDAHFKNLTPGTVHYAVTQLPAGYEGNPSGEAELPSDTDHSITLQVAKKAEPQVTKRDLTLKVLDQEQKPVAGVTLTVEDQTAVTDENGDAHFKGLTPGTVHYAVTNLPEGYEGTPSGEAQLPSDTDHSITLQVAKKAAASSEAPAAKRDLTVKVLDQEQKLVPGVTVTVEGQTAVTDENGDAHFKGLTPGKVHYAVTQLPDGYEGTPSGEAELPSDTDHSITLQVTKKAESQAAKRDLTVKILDQEQKLVPGVTVKVEEQTAVTDENGDAHFKGLTPGTVHYAVTDLPDGYEGTPSGDAELPSDTDHSITLQVTKKAENPAVPAAKRDLTVKILDQDQKIVAGVTVTVEDQTAVTDENGDAHFKGLTPGIVRYAVTKLPDGYEGTPSGEAELPMDTDHSITLQVTRKDQASSSSSSSSQTEKRDLTVKILDNAGKEVPGVSVKIGDQVQVTNEYGQAVFKGLTPGTFHYEIVNLPENYTGAQSGDAELPSDTDHSVTLTVQRQQAVANVTVKVVDENNQVVPGVTVYLGELEGQTDDQGNILFEALEAGKYTYGIKEVPDSYQAETGAQTLDVAPGADLHPELKVRRKSQAASLELNVVNVSGQAVANVTLAVGSQQLKTDAQGKVTFTDLKAGDYDYYVVAVPEPYQLDQTKIKLTLANGQTAKRTIQLAEKVAASSSSSSSSDKVTATKTSNVERKDGKLPSTGEQVMAWLTPLALALIALAGAILFFRRRKTQASADDSQNEDHEA; from the coding sequence ATGAATCGCTTAAGAAAAATTGGCGCTGCCCTTGCAGTTGCCGGAATGTTAGCGACCTATGTACCTTCTGGACTGGTCCTAGCGCAAGTGAATCCTAACTCACCGATTGAAGTATCGGTGGATATTCTGTTGCAAGTTGATGCCAATCCGCCAAAACGTCAGGAAAATGCAACCTACGAAATCCTGGACGAGGCAGGCAATGTCGTTTATCGTCATGAATCTGACGCCCAAGCTAGCGAAGCACCTAAGTTAACCGCTGGTAAGTATCGTTTACGCTTGTATGATGGTCAAGGTTTCAAACGTGCGGACAAGGTCCTTAAGGCACAAAAAGTTGAAACCTCTATTCCTAAGCGGTCAGAACAAGATATCGCCGCCAACAAGCAATTACAGGAACAGTCTGACAAGGGCAGTCTCAAGACAGACGACCAAGGTCAGGCCTACTATGAAGTGGCCTTCGAAGTCAAGGCAGGCCCTGACTTAGAAAGTGCTGACCATCAGAAAATGGTCTCTAAGTTAGCCGTTACCTTGTCTGACCAAGAAGGGGCAGGCAGTGCGCCACAAGCACCAGCCCAAACCTCTAGCCAGGCGCCAGAAGTGAAGCGCAACTTGACGGTCAAGGTCTTAGACCAAGCGCAAGAAATTGTGCCAGGTGCCACGGTCACCGTGGAAGGCCAAACAGCCGTAACGGATGAAAATGGGGATGCCCACTTCAAGAATCTCACGCCTGGAACAGTTCACTATGCGGTGACCCAATTGCCAGCAGGTTATGAAGGCAACCCAAGCGGTGAAGCTGAACTACCAAGTGACACTGACCATTCTATTACCTTACAAGTAGCTAAGAAGGCTGAGCCTCAAGTGACTAAGCGCGATTTAACCCTGAAGGTTTTAGATCAAGAGCAGAAGCCTGTGGCCGGCGTAACGTTAACAGTAGAAGACCAAACAGCTGTCACTGATGAAAATGGGGATGCCCACTTCAAGGGCTTGACGCCAGGAACGGTTCACTATGCCGTGACTAACTTGCCAGAAGGCTATGAGGGGACACCAAGTGGTGAAGCCCAACTGCCAAGCGACACCGACCATTCCATTACTTTACAAGTAGCTAAGAAGGCAGCAGCTTCTAGTGAGGCACCAGCTGCTAAGCGCGACTTGACCGTTAAGGTCTTAGACCAAGAACAAAAACTTGTGCCAGGTGTGACGGTAACCGTTGAAGGTCAAACAGCCGTGACGGATGAAAACGGGGATGCCCACTTCAAAGGCCTAACGCCTGGTAAGGTTCACTATGCAGTCACCCAATTACCAGACGGTTACGAAGGGACCCCAAGTGGTGAAGCTGAATTACCAAGCGACACCGACCACTCCATCACTTTACAAGTAACTAAGAAGGCTGAATCCCAAGCTGCTAAGCGTGACTTGACGGTTAAAATCTTAGACCAAGAACAAAAACTTGTGCCAGGTGTAACTGTTAAGGTGGAAGAGCAAACGGCGGTCACCGACGAGAATGGGGATGCCCACTTCAAAGGCTTGACGCCAGGGACGGTTCACTATGCCGTGACTGATTTGCCAGACGGTTATGAAGGCACGCCAAGTGGTGATGCAGAACTACCAAGCGACACTGACCATTCCATTACTTTACAAGTGACTAAGAAAGCTGAAAACCCAGCAGTTCCAGCAGCCAAACGTGATTTGACGGTCAAAATTTTAGACCAAGACCAGAAGATTGTTGCGGGTGTCACTGTAACGGTTGAAGATCAGACAGCTGTAACGGACGAGAATGGGGATGCTCACTTCAAGGGGCTGACACCAGGGATTGTTCGCTACGCAGTGACCAAGTTGCCAGACGGCTATGAAGGCACGCCAAGCGGCGAAGCTGAATTGCCAATGGATACGGATCACTCCATTACCTTACAAGTAACCCGTAAGGACCAAGCTTCCTCTTCAAGCTCATCTTCTTCTCAAACTGAGAAGCGCGACTTGACTGTTAAAATTTTGGACAATGCCGGCAAGGAAGTACCAGGCGTTAGCGTCAAGATTGGCGACCAAGTACAAGTCACCAATGAATACGGCCAAGCTGTCTTCAAAGGCTTGACCCCAGGGACCTTCCACTATGAGATTGTCAACTTGCCAGAAAATTACACAGGTGCCCAATCAGGCGACGCTGAATTACCTTCTGACACTGACCACTCCGTCACTTTGACCGTTCAACGTCAACAGGCAGTAGCCAATGTAACAGTTAAAGTCGTAGACGAAAACAACCAGGTTGTCCCAGGTGTCACAGTTTACTTAGGTGAGTTGGAAGGCCAAACGGATGACCAAGGGAATATTCTCTTCGAAGCCTTAGAAGCAGGCAAGTATACTTATGGCATTAAGGAAGTGCCAGACAGCTATCAAGCTGAAACAGGTGCTCAAACCTTAGATGTAGCGCCAGGGGCGGATTTACATCCAGAACTCAAGGTGCGCCGTAAGTCTCAAGCAGCTAGCTTAGAACTCAATGTAGTCAATGTTTCAGGCCAGGCAGTAGCGAATGTGACCTTAGCAGTTGGTAGTCAACAATTGAAGACCGATGCTCAAGGTAAAGTGACCTTTACTGATCTCAAGGCAGGGGACTACGACTACTATGTGGTAGCAGTACCTGAGCCTTACCAACTGGATCAAACTAAGATTAAATTAACGCTAGCCAACGGCCAGACAGCTAAGCGGACCATTCAATTAGCTGAAAAAGTTGCGGCATCATCCAGTTCTAGCTCCTCATCTGACAAGGTGACGGCCACTAAGACTTCTAATGTGGAACGTAAGGACGGGAAGTTGCCATCAACGGGTGAACAAGTTATGGCTTGGTTAACGCCACTGGCTTTAGCTCTAATAGCCTTAGCCGGCGCTATTCTCTTCTTCCGTCGCCGCAAGACCCAAGCGTCTGCGGATGACAGTCAAAACGAGGATCATGAAGCTTAA
- a CDS encoding polysaccharide deacetylase family protein, which translates to MRSKDKKNLLYNSLLALILCLVCIVCILSVMLFLQTLEGQDSSQQSSSSQLALTGQSQSSASQESSKKEVESKHQELVKGSNHNQAASAYAYKAQDVRKLLYDSKASDKKIVFLTFDDGVNFEVTPKILDVLKAKKVPATFFVIGKTVGDKTRPLLERQIREGHAIGIHSYSHDYNRLFPGGVVDVKQVVKEVKETQASMQEVLGRDFHTAVWRYPGGHMSWKGTEELDASLKKLDVDWMDWNGMSGDAETPSARPTTPSDMLAYMEKSFYVAPDAKVRVILMHDASDKQLTIEALPHIIDYFKSQGYEFGVLT; encoded by the coding sequence ATGCGGTCAAAGGACAAGAAGAATCTACTTTATAATAGCTTATTGGCACTTATTTTGTGCCTGGTCTGTATAGTCTGCATCTTATCTGTCATGCTCTTCCTACAGACCCTTGAAGGGCAGGACTCTTCTCAGCAGTCTAGCTCAAGTCAGCTAGCCTTAACAGGGCAGTCTCAATCTTCAGCCAGTCAAGAGTCCAGTAAGAAGGAAGTAGAAAGCAAGCACCAAGAACTGGTTAAGGGTTCTAACCATAACCAGGCGGCCAGTGCCTATGCCTATAAGGCCCAGGATGTGCGTAAGCTACTCTACGATTCTAAAGCCTCAGATAAAAAAATAGTATTTTTAACCTTCGATGACGGGGTTAACTTTGAAGTGACACCTAAGATTTTAGATGTTCTCAAGGCTAAGAAGGTGCCAGCCACCTTCTTCGTGATTGGCAAGACGGTGGGAGACAAGACCCGCCCCTTGTTAGAACGGCAAATTCGCGAGGGACATGCTATCGGGATTCATTCCTACAGTCATGATTACAACCGTCTCTTTCCGGGCGGGGTAGTCGATGTCAAACAAGTAGTCAAGGAAGTCAAGGAAACCCAAGCTTCTATGCAGGAAGTGCTAGGTCGGGATTTCCACACGGCTGTCTGGCGTTACCCAGGTGGCCATATGTCCTGGAAGGGGACCGAAGAACTGGATGCCTCCCTTAAGAAACTAGATGTTGACTGGATGGACTGGAATGGCATGTCTGGCGACGCGGAAACACCGTCTGCCCGACCAACCACGCCGAGTGACATGTTAGCCTATATGGAAAAATCCTTCTATGTAGCACCTGATGCCAAGGTCCGGGTCATCCTCATGCACGATGCTTCGGATAAGCAATTGACCATTGAGGCCCTGCCTCACATTATTGATTACTTCAAGTCTCAAGGTTATGAATTTGGGGTGTTAACATGA
- a CDS encoding branched-chain amino acid transporter permease, producing the protein MTPWQQAITIALVVLGTVLTRFLAFWIFPAHKRPPAFVNYLGQMLPTAVMGLLVVYAFRHLSPSLPQDSLLLIGAALITAVCHLWKRNFLLSIALGTAVYMLGLHLLG; encoded by the coding sequence ATGACACCTTGGCAGCAAGCGATTACCATTGCCCTAGTCGTTCTAGGAACGGTGCTGACACGTTTTCTAGCCTTCTGGATCTTCCCAGCTCACAAGCGGCCTCCCGCCTTCGTCAACTACTTAGGCCAAATGCTACCCACTGCCGTCATGGGACTCCTAGTCGTCTATGCCTTCCGCCATCTCAGCCCTAGTCTGCCCCAAGACAGTCTGCTTTTGATTGGCGCAGCCCTTATCACAGCTGTCTGCCACCTCTGGAAGCGCAACTTCCTCCTTAGCATCGCGCTGGGCACTGCCGTCTATATGCTGGGCTTACATTTATTAGGATAA
- a CDS encoding AzlC family ABC transporter permease yields MKRALSPVFPKTIPIMTGFLFLGFSLGMLAVSKGFPPYLPVLMSLFIFAGSMEFVTLQLLLAAFNPLQALLLTLMVNARHLFYGLAMLDKYHHLGWQQPYLIFGMCDESFSINVTLDLPQDLDRGWAYFHVTWLNQFYWVCATAMGAFIGPYLPINVKGMDFVLNALFIVLLIEQWRSHRQHSAAFIGLGASVLCLVLFGPENFMIPAMILMLVLFGYRYWQQKQQQDQGVSA; encoded by the coding sequence ATGAAACGTGCTCTCTCCCCTGTCTTCCCTAAGACTATCCCTATTATGACGGGATTTCTCTTCCTAGGATTCTCCCTGGGCATGTTAGCCGTCAGCAAGGGATTCCCACCCTACTTGCCGGTCTTAATGTCCCTCTTTATTTTCGCTGGTTCCATGGAGTTTGTGACCTTGCAGCTCTTGCTTGCTGCCTTCAACCCACTCCAGGCCTTGCTCTTGACCCTCATGGTCAATGCCCGCCATCTCTTCTATGGCCTGGCCATGCTGGACAAATACCACCATCTGGGCTGGCAGCAGCCCTATCTGATCTTCGGCATGTGTGATGAGTCCTTCTCCATTAATGTGACGCTAGACTTACCGCAAGACCTTGACCGAGGCTGGGCCTACTTCCATGTGACCTGGCTCAACCAATTCTACTGGGTCTGTGCGACGGCCATGGGGGCTTTTATTGGTCCCTACCTGCCCATTAATGTCAAGGGCATGGACTTCGTCCTCAATGCCCTCTTCATTGTCTTGCTGATTGAACAATGGCGTTCCCACCGTCAACACTCCGCTGCCTTTATTGGCTTAGGCGCATCGGTTCTCTGTTTGGTTCTCTTTGGACCGGAAAACTTTATGATTCCGGCCATGATTCTCATGTTAGTCCTCTTTGGCTACCGCTACTGGCAGCAGAAACAGCAGCAAGACCAGGGGGTGAGCGCATGA